A part of Colius striatus isolate bColStr4 chromosome 13, bColStr4.1.hap1, whole genome shotgun sequence genomic DNA contains:
- the AMER1 gene encoding APC membrane recruitment protein 1 isoform X3: MYPNQAAAMDTGCAEEPEGSDLQREECGERQPQPGTAPGAAVEPPQPPPGKLKKTAFKLFGGKRSICTLPSFFGGKSKGQGKAASKKGLVKCKTHDGLSGAVDDEGGGVQLESPSEGCRDSHACPLPSSQSAHLAMDTSTRFDFGQQDGSLPGSIEGGEKKPNGEKSSFPRPKKGLKGFFNSIRRHRKSKAAECERAAECEWAGDTEEAAKAPGVGAESRGAAEGRGLGSVPVAAACPGGSEDNCSMGTAADGGEVTEPGGPTADGGGSEGDEAVLGKRDLDTKSEADAAVSAEFDQGNLLLAFHPDFMDNDPPCLHSGDLLSLILGDVTSLKSFDSLTGCGDDIAEPDIAESSISMERSRDTAKRSSCLVTYQGGGEEMAIPEEAEEYLHQIWDGNAAGDGSYGAQVSSSSLETHASHEAEAQPYVGDAMDGVDLLTPQSDQQESAPNSDEGYYDSTTPGPEDEGGDGLGEIKKDRLPRDSYSGDALYEFDALMSPTHGEESLFESKISRPGIFSYFLDFCLPAEKNLIQMMDQKRGVMETEEERLAAIQKELLYWELQREPILKQLDVPSKEKCHREKQCIECKTRAASSVGKNQSGLGSEQLASHAPSRGVNGGVLVARAENPEWGDFPGTLCPENCYNSQKAQGSCLIQLAKSTPGFDSDLDGGLFGGSIRSGVAPAKAGMFPDYRVPEHGAEAGADRPRVGAEPEPEHAVSFSQALVEFASSGTLFSSLSESLGSSASGSSFTQNLPALPTMVTFDVVDVEQEGEGECEQHPEMNAGEDIAEAFDDGYGQKESLAECDERMSPGYPLGSFQSCNWGVASLPRHLRLHGLSPSMPAPLSLDRRSRSLDTESLEFELTDSQVGRSGPQPCRLWAKQEAGKKDSGGARRSRSKEEGELGAPDGELGWPGLQHLQHNTDVAAEGMERWGFAPAAAMEGAWEPGERVGTAAPFLSLSHSVTEESPDRQPQEPELSRLLLRPSNLPLQPEARWSCEAAASYRGTTTSPGQAGGDLLESSSGRETRECWWAANKRLGKLLL, from the exons ATGTACCCGAACCAAGCGGCCGCCATGGACACGGGCTGCGCGGAGGAGCCGGAGGGAAGTGACCTGCAGCGGGAGGAGTGCGGGGAgcggcagccccagcctggcactgcccccGGCGCAGCCGTGGAGCCGCCTCAGCCGCCCCCCGGCAAGCTGAAGAAAACGGCTTTCAAGCTGTTCGGAGGGAAGAGGAGCATCTGTACGCTGCCCAGTTTCTTTGGAGGCAAAAGCAAAGGCCAGGGGAAGGCGGCCTCTAAAAAGGGCCTCGTTAAATGTAAGACCCACGACGGGCTCAGCGGGGCCGTGGACGACGAAGGTGGCGGGGTGCAGCTGGAAAGCCCTTCCGAGGGCTGCAGGGACTCGCACGCTTGCCCTTTGCCGAGCTCCCAAAGCGCTCACTTGGCCATGGACACCAGCACCAGGTTTGACTTTGGCCAGCAGGACGGCTCTCTACCTGGCAGTATCGAGGGCGGTGAGAAAAAGCCCAATGGTGAGAAATCCTCCTTTCCCAGACCCAAAAAAGGCCTGAAAGGGTTTTTTAACAGCATCCGGCGTCACCGTAAGAGCAAGGCTGCGGAATGTGAGAGAGCAGCGGAATGTGAGTGGGCTGGGGACACGGAGGAGGCCGCCAAAGCTCCTGGCGTGGGAGCGGAGAGCCGAGGGGCTGCGGAGGGAAGAGGCCTGGGGTCTGTCCCTGTCGCTGCAGCCTGCCCTGGAGGCTCAGAGGACAACTGCTCCATGGGCACCGCGGCCGACGGCGGTGAGGTCACTGAGCCCGGCGGTCCCACGGCTGACGGAGGCGGCTCTGAGGGTGACGAGGCGGTGCTGGGGAAGAGGGATCTGGATACCAAGTCGGAGGCTGACGCTGCTGTCAGCGCAGAGTTTGACCAGGGTAATCTGCTGCTGGCCTTCCATCCGGACTTCATGGACAACGACCCTCCTTGCCTGCACTCTGGGGACCTGCTAAGCCTCATCTTGGGCGATGTCACATCCCTGAAGAGCTTCGATTCCCTGACGGGGTGCGGAGACGACATTGCTGAGCCTGACATCGCCGAGAGCAGCATCTCCATGGAGCGCAGCAGAGACACTGCGAAACGGAGCTCCTGCCTCGTGACCTACCAGGGCGGCGGGGAGGAGATGGCCATACCCGAGGAGGCGGAGGAGTACCTCCACCAGATATGGGACGGCAACGCAGCAGGGGATGGCAGCTACGGAGCGCAGGTGTCGAGTAGCAGTTTGGAGACACACGCCTCGCACGAGGCCGAAGCCCAGCCCTACGTGGGGGACGCGATGGACGGCGtcgacctcctgacacctcaGAGCGACCAGCAAGAGTCCGCCCCGAACAGCGACGAGGGCTACTACGACTCCACCACGCCAGGGCCTGAGGATGAAGGTGGAGACGGGCTGGGTGAGATCAAGAAGGACCGTCTTCCCAGAGACAGTTACAGCGGTGATGCACTTTATGAGTTTGACGCGCTGATGAGTCCGACTCACGGGGAAGAATCCCTGTTCGAGAGCAAAATCTCACGCCCGGGGATCTTCAGCTACTTCTTGGACTTCTGCCTCCCCGCTGAGAAGAACCTGATCCAGATGATGGATCAGAAACGAGGGGTGATGGAAACGGAAGAGGAGCGGCTAGCGGCCATCCAGAAAGAGCTGCTGTActgggagctgcagagggaaCCTATCCTGAAACAGCTCGATGTTCCCAGCAAGGAGAAGTGTCACCGGGAAAAGCAGTGCATTGAATGTAAAACTCGAGCAGCCAGCTCGGTTGGCAAGAATCAGAGTGGCCTTGGTAGCGAGCAGCTGGCCTCGCACGCCCCAAGCAGGGGGGTGAatggtggggttttggtggcTAGAGCTGAAAATCCAGAGTGGGGGGATTTCCCAGGGACTCTCTGTCCAGAAAACTGTTACAACAGCCAAAAAGCCCAAGGAAGTTGCCTTATACAGCTCGCAAAGAGCACCCCAGGGTTTGATTCGGACCTGGATGGTGGGTTGTTCGGGGGCTCGATCCGCAGCGGCGTAGCCCCAGCCAAAGCTGGGATGTTCCCTGACTACAGAGTCCCGGAGCATGGAGCAGAGGCCGGTGCTGACAGGCCCCGGGTGGGCGCTGAGCCTGAGCCTGAGCATGCCGTCAGCTTCTCGCAGGCGCTGGTGGAGTTCGCCAGCAGCGGGACCCTCTTTTCCAGCCTCTCCGAAAGCCTGGGgagctctgcctctggctctTCCTTCACCCAGAAcctccctgctctccccaccATGGTCACCTTCGATGTTGTTGACGtggagcaggagggagaaggggagtgCGAGCAGCACCCCGAGATGAACGCGGGCGAGGACATCGCTGAGGCCTTTGACGACGGCTACGGACAGAAAGAGTCGTTGGCTGAATGTGACGAGCGAATGTCCCCGGGGTACCCTCTGGGCTCCTTCCAGAGCTGCAACTGGGGCGTTGCCAGCCTGCCCCGTCACCTGCGCCTGCACGGGCTGAGCCCCTCCATGCCCGCCCCGCTCTCCCTTGACAGGAGGAGCCGGTCCCTGGACACGGAGAGCCTGGAGTTTGAGCTCACTGACTCGCAGGTAGGCAGGAGCGGCCCTCAGCCCTGCCGGCTCTGGGCGAAGCAGGAGGCTGGCAAAAAGGACTCGGGTGGAGcgaggaggagcaggagcaaggaggagggtGAGCTGGGGGCTCCTGACGGTGAGTTGGGCTGGCCAGGcctgcagcacctccagcaCAACACCGACGTGgctgctgaggggatggagcgcTGGGGTTTTGCTCCGGCTGCCGCCATGGAGGGTGCCTGGGAGCCCGGGGAGCGGGTGGGCACCGCAGCCCCTTTCCTGTCCCTTTCCCACAGCGTCACCGAAGAGAGTCCGGACAGACAGCCCCAGGAgccagagctgagcaggctCCTGCTCAGACCCTCCAACTTACCTCTGCAGCCTGAGGCGCGCTGGTCCTGCGAGGCAGCTGCTTCCTACAG AGGAACAACCACatcaccaggacaggctggaggtgacctgctggagagcagctctgggagagagacccgggagtgctggtgggcagcaaataaac ggctagggaagctgctgctgtga
- the AMER1 gene encoding APC membrane recruitment protein 1 isoform X2, which translates to MYPNQAAAMDTGCAEEPEGSDLQREECGERQPQPGTAPGAAVEPPQPPPGKLKKTAFKLFGGKRSICTLPSFFGGKSKGQGKAASKKGLVKCKTHDGLSGAVDDEGGGVQLESPSEGCRDSHACPLPSSQSAHLAMDTSTRFDFGQQDGSLPGSIEGGEKKPNGEKSSFPRPKKGLKGFFNSIRRHRKSKAAECERAAECEWAGDTEEAAKAPGVGAESRGAAEGRGLGSVPVAAACPGGSEDNCSMGTAADGGEVTEPGGPTADGGGSEGDEAVLGKRDLDTKSEADAAVSAEFDQGNLLLAFHPDFMDNDPPCLHSGDLLSLILGDVTSLKSFDSLTGCGDDIAEPDIAESSISMERSRDTAKRSSCLVTYQGGGEEMAIPEEAEEYLHQIWDGNAAGDGSYGAQVSSSSLETHASHEAEAQPYVGDAMDGVDLLTPQSDQQESAPNSDEGYYDSTTPGPEDEGGDGLGEIKKDRLPRDSYSGDALYEFDALMSPTHGEESLFESKISRPGIFSYFLDFCLPAEKNLIQMMDQKRGVMETEEERLAAIQKELLYWELQREPILKQLDVPSKEKCHREKQCIECKTRAASSVGKNQSGLGSEQLASHAPSRGVNGGVLVARAENPEWGDFPGTLCPENCYNSQKAQGSCLIQLAKSTPGFDSDLDGGLFGGSIRSGVAPAKAGMFPDYRVPEHGAEAGADRPRVGAEPEPEHAVSFSQALVEFASSGTLFSSLSESLGSSASGSSFTQNLPALPTMVTFDVVDVEQEGEGECEQHPEMNAGEDIAEAFDDGYGQKESLAECDERMSPGYPLGSFQSCNWGVASLPRHLRLHGLSPSMPAPLSLDRRSRSLDTESLEFELTDSQVGRSGPQPCRLWAKQEAGKKDSGGARRSRSKEEGELGAPDGELGWPGLQHLQHNTDVAAEGMERWGFAPAAAMEGAWEPGERVGTAAPFLSLSHSVTEESPDRQPQEPELSRLLLRPSNLPLQPEARWSCEAAASYRAREAAAVKDTCIGMRPEACVGAPGGSTSVLWEAPPRLRNAKDLDMIKKGLKLTLKNWI; encoded by the exons ATGTACCCGAACCAAGCGGCCGCCATGGACACGGGCTGCGCGGAGGAGCCGGAGGGAAGTGACCTGCAGCGGGAGGAGTGCGGGGAgcggcagccccagcctggcactgcccccGGCGCAGCCGTGGAGCCGCCTCAGCCGCCCCCCGGCAAGCTGAAGAAAACGGCTTTCAAGCTGTTCGGAGGGAAGAGGAGCATCTGTACGCTGCCCAGTTTCTTTGGAGGCAAAAGCAAAGGCCAGGGGAAGGCGGCCTCTAAAAAGGGCCTCGTTAAATGTAAGACCCACGACGGGCTCAGCGGGGCCGTGGACGACGAAGGTGGCGGGGTGCAGCTGGAAAGCCCTTCCGAGGGCTGCAGGGACTCGCACGCTTGCCCTTTGCCGAGCTCCCAAAGCGCTCACTTGGCCATGGACACCAGCACCAGGTTTGACTTTGGCCAGCAGGACGGCTCTCTACCTGGCAGTATCGAGGGCGGTGAGAAAAAGCCCAATGGTGAGAAATCCTCCTTTCCCAGACCCAAAAAAGGCCTGAAAGGGTTTTTTAACAGCATCCGGCGTCACCGTAAGAGCAAGGCTGCGGAATGTGAGAGAGCAGCGGAATGTGAGTGGGCTGGGGACACGGAGGAGGCCGCCAAAGCTCCTGGCGTGGGAGCGGAGAGCCGAGGGGCTGCGGAGGGAAGAGGCCTGGGGTCTGTCCCTGTCGCTGCAGCCTGCCCTGGAGGCTCAGAGGACAACTGCTCCATGGGCACCGCGGCCGACGGCGGTGAGGTCACTGAGCCCGGCGGTCCCACGGCTGACGGAGGCGGCTCTGAGGGTGACGAGGCGGTGCTGGGGAAGAGGGATCTGGATACCAAGTCGGAGGCTGACGCTGCTGTCAGCGCAGAGTTTGACCAGGGTAATCTGCTGCTGGCCTTCCATCCGGACTTCATGGACAACGACCCTCCTTGCCTGCACTCTGGGGACCTGCTAAGCCTCATCTTGGGCGATGTCACATCCCTGAAGAGCTTCGATTCCCTGACGGGGTGCGGAGACGACATTGCTGAGCCTGACATCGCCGAGAGCAGCATCTCCATGGAGCGCAGCAGAGACACTGCGAAACGGAGCTCCTGCCTCGTGACCTACCAGGGCGGCGGGGAGGAGATGGCCATACCCGAGGAGGCGGAGGAGTACCTCCACCAGATATGGGACGGCAACGCAGCAGGGGATGGCAGCTACGGAGCGCAGGTGTCGAGTAGCAGTTTGGAGACACACGCCTCGCACGAGGCCGAAGCCCAGCCCTACGTGGGGGACGCGATGGACGGCGtcgacctcctgacacctcaGAGCGACCAGCAAGAGTCCGCCCCGAACAGCGACGAGGGCTACTACGACTCCACCACGCCAGGGCCTGAGGATGAAGGTGGAGACGGGCTGGGTGAGATCAAGAAGGACCGTCTTCCCAGAGACAGTTACAGCGGTGATGCACTTTATGAGTTTGACGCGCTGATGAGTCCGACTCACGGGGAAGAATCCCTGTTCGAGAGCAAAATCTCACGCCCGGGGATCTTCAGCTACTTCTTGGACTTCTGCCTCCCCGCTGAGAAGAACCTGATCCAGATGATGGATCAGAAACGAGGGGTGATGGAAACGGAAGAGGAGCGGCTAGCGGCCATCCAGAAAGAGCTGCTGTActgggagctgcagagggaaCCTATCCTGAAACAGCTCGATGTTCCCAGCAAGGAGAAGTGTCACCGGGAAAAGCAGTGCATTGAATGTAAAACTCGAGCAGCCAGCTCGGTTGGCAAGAATCAGAGTGGCCTTGGTAGCGAGCAGCTGGCCTCGCACGCCCCAAGCAGGGGGGTGAatggtggggttttggtggcTAGAGCTGAAAATCCAGAGTGGGGGGATTTCCCAGGGACTCTCTGTCCAGAAAACTGTTACAACAGCCAAAAAGCCCAAGGAAGTTGCCTTATACAGCTCGCAAAGAGCACCCCAGGGTTTGATTCGGACCTGGATGGTGGGTTGTTCGGGGGCTCGATCCGCAGCGGCGTAGCCCCAGCCAAAGCTGGGATGTTCCCTGACTACAGAGTCCCGGAGCATGGAGCAGAGGCCGGTGCTGACAGGCCCCGGGTGGGCGCTGAGCCTGAGCCTGAGCATGCCGTCAGCTTCTCGCAGGCGCTGGTGGAGTTCGCCAGCAGCGGGACCCTCTTTTCCAGCCTCTCCGAAAGCCTGGGgagctctgcctctggctctTCCTTCACCCAGAAcctccctgctctccccaccATGGTCACCTTCGATGTTGTTGACGtggagcaggagggagaaggggagtgCGAGCAGCACCCCGAGATGAACGCGGGCGAGGACATCGCTGAGGCCTTTGACGACGGCTACGGACAGAAAGAGTCGTTGGCTGAATGTGACGAGCGAATGTCCCCGGGGTACCCTCTGGGCTCCTTCCAGAGCTGCAACTGGGGCGTTGCCAGCCTGCCCCGTCACCTGCGCCTGCACGGGCTGAGCCCCTCCATGCCCGCCCCGCTCTCCCTTGACAGGAGGAGCCGGTCCCTGGACACGGAGAGCCTGGAGTTTGAGCTCACTGACTCGCAGGTAGGCAGGAGCGGCCCTCAGCCCTGCCGGCTCTGGGCGAAGCAGGAGGCTGGCAAAAAGGACTCGGGTGGAGcgaggaggagcaggagcaaggaggagggtGAGCTGGGGGCTCCTGACGGTGAGTTGGGCTGGCCAGGcctgcagcacctccagcaCAACACCGACGTGgctgctgaggggatggagcgcTGGGGTTTTGCTCCGGCTGCCGCCATGGAGGGTGCCTGGGAGCCCGGGGAGCGGGTGGGCACCGCAGCCCCTTTCCTGTCCCTTTCCCACAGCGTCACCGAAGAGAGTCCGGACAGACAGCCCCAGGAgccagagctgagcaggctCCTGCTCAGACCCTCCAACTTACCTCTGCAGCCTGAGGCGCGCTGGTCCTGCGAGGCAGCTGCTTCCTACAG ggctagggaagctgctgctgtgaaggACACTTGCATTGGAATGAGACCTGAGGCCTGTGTGGGAGCTCCAGGAGGGAGCACAAGTGTTTTATGGGAAGCACCCCCACGATTAAGGAATGCCAAAGACCTTGATATGATTAAAAAGGGCTTAAAGCTGACTCTGAAAAACTGGATATAG
- the AMER1 gene encoding APC membrane recruitment protein 1 isoform X1, protein MYPNQAAAMDTGCAEEPEGSDLQREECGERQPQPGTAPGAAVEPPQPPPGKLKKTAFKLFGGKRSICTLPSFFGGKSKGQGKAASKKGLVKCKTHDGLSGAVDDEGGGVQLESPSEGCRDSHACPLPSSQSAHLAMDTSTRFDFGQQDGSLPGSIEGGEKKPNGEKSSFPRPKKGLKGFFNSIRRHRKSKAAECERAAECEWAGDTEEAAKAPGVGAESRGAAEGRGLGSVPVAAACPGGSEDNCSMGTAADGGEVTEPGGPTADGGGSEGDEAVLGKRDLDTKSEADAAVSAEFDQGNLLLAFHPDFMDNDPPCLHSGDLLSLILGDVTSLKSFDSLTGCGDDIAEPDIAESSISMERSRDTAKRSSCLVTYQGGGEEMAIPEEAEEYLHQIWDGNAAGDGSYGAQVSSSSLETHASHEAEAQPYVGDAMDGVDLLTPQSDQQESAPNSDEGYYDSTTPGPEDEGGDGLGEIKKDRLPRDSYSGDALYEFDALMSPTHGEESLFESKISRPGIFSYFLDFCLPAEKNLIQMMDQKRGVMETEEERLAAIQKELLYWELQREPILKQLDVPSKEKCHREKQCIECKTRAASSVGKNQSGLGSEQLASHAPSRGVNGGVLVARAENPEWGDFPGTLCPENCYNSQKAQGSCLIQLAKSTPGFDSDLDGGLFGGSIRSGVAPAKAGMFPDYRVPEHGAEAGADRPRVGAEPEPEHAVSFSQALVEFASSGTLFSSLSESLGSSASGSSFTQNLPALPTMVTFDVVDVEQEGEGECEQHPEMNAGEDIAEAFDDGYGQKESLAECDERMSPGYPLGSFQSCNWGVASLPRHLRLHGLSPSMPAPLSLDRRSRSLDTESLEFELTDSQVGRSGPQPCRLWAKQEAGKKDSGGARRSRSKEEGELGAPDGELGWPGLQHLQHNTDVAAEGMERWGFAPAAAMEGAWEPGERVGTAAPFLSLSHSVTEESPDRQPQEPELSRLLLRPSNLPLQPEARWSCEAAASYRYHGEVASKKLPRLLPLGETEPELPAFSFACSPEKRAKGKPVGIAQAVPQHPDSSAEPVPSAECYAEPLKGRAPPRSTAMSVAEAQ, encoded by the coding sequence ATGTACCCGAACCAAGCGGCCGCCATGGACACGGGCTGCGCGGAGGAGCCGGAGGGAAGTGACCTGCAGCGGGAGGAGTGCGGGGAgcggcagccccagcctggcactgcccccGGCGCAGCCGTGGAGCCGCCTCAGCCGCCCCCCGGCAAGCTGAAGAAAACGGCTTTCAAGCTGTTCGGAGGGAAGAGGAGCATCTGTACGCTGCCCAGTTTCTTTGGAGGCAAAAGCAAAGGCCAGGGGAAGGCGGCCTCTAAAAAGGGCCTCGTTAAATGTAAGACCCACGACGGGCTCAGCGGGGCCGTGGACGACGAAGGTGGCGGGGTGCAGCTGGAAAGCCCTTCCGAGGGCTGCAGGGACTCGCACGCTTGCCCTTTGCCGAGCTCCCAAAGCGCTCACTTGGCCATGGACACCAGCACCAGGTTTGACTTTGGCCAGCAGGACGGCTCTCTACCTGGCAGTATCGAGGGCGGTGAGAAAAAGCCCAATGGTGAGAAATCCTCCTTTCCCAGACCCAAAAAAGGCCTGAAAGGGTTTTTTAACAGCATCCGGCGTCACCGTAAGAGCAAGGCTGCGGAATGTGAGAGAGCAGCGGAATGTGAGTGGGCTGGGGACACGGAGGAGGCCGCCAAAGCTCCTGGCGTGGGAGCGGAGAGCCGAGGGGCTGCGGAGGGAAGAGGCCTGGGGTCTGTCCCTGTCGCTGCAGCCTGCCCTGGAGGCTCAGAGGACAACTGCTCCATGGGCACCGCGGCCGACGGCGGTGAGGTCACTGAGCCCGGCGGTCCCACGGCTGACGGAGGCGGCTCTGAGGGTGACGAGGCGGTGCTGGGGAAGAGGGATCTGGATACCAAGTCGGAGGCTGACGCTGCTGTCAGCGCAGAGTTTGACCAGGGTAATCTGCTGCTGGCCTTCCATCCGGACTTCATGGACAACGACCCTCCTTGCCTGCACTCTGGGGACCTGCTAAGCCTCATCTTGGGCGATGTCACATCCCTGAAGAGCTTCGATTCCCTGACGGGGTGCGGAGACGACATTGCTGAGCCTGACATCGCCGAGAGCAGCATCTCCATGGAGCGCAGCAGAGACACTGCGAAACGGAGCTCCTGCCTCGTGACCTACCAGGGCGGCGGGGAGGAGATGGCCATACCCGAGGAGGCGGAGGAGTACCTCCACCAGATATGGGACGGCAACGCAGCAGGGGATGGCAGCTACGGAGCGCAGGTGTCGAGTAGCAGTTTGGAGACACACGCCTCGCACGAGGCCGAAGCCCAGCCCTACGTGGGGGACGCGATGGACGGCGtcgacctcctgacacctcaGAGCGACCAGCAAGAGTCCGCCCCGAACAGCGACGAGGGCTACTACGACTCCACCACGCCAGGGCCTGAGGATGAAGGTGGAGACGGGCTGGGTGAGATCAAGAAGGACCGTCTTCCCAGAGACAGTTACAGCGGTGATGCACTTTATGAGTTTGACGCGCTGATGAGTCCGACTCACGGGGAAGAATCCCTGTTCGAGAGCAAAATCTCACGCCCGGGGATCTTCAGCTACTTCTTGGACTTCTGCCTCCCCGCTGAGAAGAACCTGATCCAGATGATGGATCAGAAACGAGGGGTGATGGAAACGGAAGAGGAGCGGCTAGCGGCCATCCAGAAAGAGCTGCTGTActgggagctgcagagggaaCCTATCCTGAAACAGCTCGATGTTCCCAGCAAGGAGAAGTGTCACCGGGAAAAGCAGTGCATTGAATGTAAAACTCGAGCAGCCAGCTCGGTTGGCAAGAATCAGAGTGGCCTTGGTAGCGAGCAGCTGGCCTCGCACGCCCCAAGCAGGGGGGTGAatggtggggttttggtggcTAGAGCTGAAAATCCAGAGTGGGGGGATTTCCCAGGGACTCTCTGTCCAGAAAACTGTTACAACAGCCAAAAAGCCCAAGGAAGTTGCCTTATACAGCTCGCAAAGAGCACCCCAGGGTTTGATTCGGACCTGGATGGTGGGTTGTTCGGGGGCTCGATCCGCAGCGGCGTAGCCCCAGCCAAAGCTGGGATGTTCCCTGACTACAGAGTCCCGGAGCATGGAGCAGAGGCCGGTGCTGACAGGCCCCGGGTGGGCGCTGAGCCTGAGCCTGAGCATGCCGTCAGCTTCTCGCAGGCGCTGGTGGAGTTCGCCAGCAGCGGGACCCTCTTTTCCAGCCTCTCCGAAAGCCTGGGgagctctgcctctggctctTCCTTCACCCAGAAcctccctgctctccccaccATGGTCACCTTCGATGTTGTTGACGtggagcaggagggagaaggggagtgCGAGCAGCACCCCGAGATGAACGCGGGCGAGGACATCGCTGAGGCCTTTGACGACGGCTACGGACAGAAAGAGTCGTTGGCTGAATGTGACGAGCGAATGTCCCCGGGGTACCCTCTGGGCTCCTTCCAGAGCTGCAACTGGGGCGTTGCCAGCCTGCCCCGTCACCTGCGCCTGCACGGGCTGAGCCCCTCCATGCCCGCCCCGCTCTCCCTTGACAGGAGGAGCCGGTCCCTGGACACGGAGAGCCTGGAGTTTGAGCTCACTGACTCGCAGGTAGGCAGGAGCGGCCCTCAGCCCTGCCGGCTCTGGGCGAAGCAGGAGGCTGGCAAAAAGGACTCGGGTGGAGcgaggaggagcaggagcaaggaggagggtGAGCTGGGGGCTCCTGACGGTGAGTTGGGCTGGCCAGGcctgcagcacctccagcaCAACACCGACGTGgctgctgaggggatggagcgcTGGGGTTTTGCTCCGGCTGCCGCCATGGAGGGTGCCTGGGAGCCCGGGGAGCGGGTGGGCACCGCAGCCCCTTTCCTGTCCCTTTCCCACAGCGTCACCGAAGAGAGTCCGGACAGACAGCCCCAGGAgccagagctgagcaggctCCTGCTCAGACCCTCCAACTTACCTCTGCAGCCTGAGGCGCGCTGGTCCTGCGAGGCAGCTGCTTCCTACAGGTACCACGGAGAAGTGGCCAGCAAAAAGCTGCCCCGCTTGTTACCCTTGGGGGAAACGGAGCCCGAGCTGCCCGCCTTCAGCTTCGCTTGCTCCCCGGAGAAACGTGCCAAGGGCAAGCCCGTGGGCATCGCCCAGGCTGTGCCCCAGCACCCCGACAGCAGCGCTGAGCCCGTCCCCAGCGCCGAGTGCTATGCAGAGCCGCTGAAGGGCCGAGCACCCCCCCGCAGCACCGCCATGAGTGTCGCTGAGGCCCAGTAG